In the genome of Triticum urartu cultivar G1812 chromosome 5, Tu2.1, whole genome shotgun sequence, one region contains:
- the LOC125510160 gene encoding zinc finger MYM-type protein 1-like isoform X2, with amino-acid sequence MKRKATSMHDFYASSSVTPSPADVEPELAPANVTANPFPLIVVSTVPPPEAEPPNEESNGTTSDESTNRPRQRILGSHPNKIIKDDIGDKNFSILIDEARYCSVEEQMAVTVRFLDDHGVLQERFLAIKHITDCTSAGIKEALVDVLDYHGLQISRLRGQSYDGASNMRGEFNGLQKLVRDEAPYAFYVHCFAHQLQKDALLAKHQDELLDLMENGKISSGTWLDQESSITRQGDTRWGSHLRTLLRIFTMWNAVVDVLGIVVVDAREHTCQGGASGLLIKMECFEFLFIMLFSINLLGTTNYLSQALQRKNQNTVEAMHLILDVKESLQDMRDNGWESLFSQAKNFCECQIWMILLELWVNLFALRIR; translated from the exons ATGAAGAGAAAGGCTACGAGTATGCATGATTTTTATGCAAGCAGTTCAGTTACTCCTTCCCCTGCCGATGTCGAGCCTGAACTTGCCCCAGCTAATGTGACTGCAAATCCCTTTCCCTTAATTGTTGTGAGCACAGTGCCTCCTCCTGAAGCTGAACCCCCAAATGAGGAGAGCAATGGTACCACATCTGATGAGAGTACAAACCGACCAAGGCAGCGCATACTAGGATCTCATCCAAATAAAATTATCAAGGATGACATTGGAGACAAGAACTTCTCAATCCTTATTGATGAGGCTAGATATTGCTCAGTAGAAGAGCAAATGGCAGTGACTGTGAG ATTTCTTGATGATCACGGGGTGCTCCAGGAAAGATTCCTTGCAATTAAGCACATCACAGATTGTACATCTGCTGGAATTAAAGAAGCTTTGGTTGATGTATTGGATTATCATGGTTTGCAGATTTCTAGGCTACGTGGACAGAGTTATGATGGGGCTTCAAATATGAGAGGGGAATTCAATGGTTTGCAAAAATTGGTTAGAGATGAAGCTCCATATGCATTTTATGTTCACTGCTTTGCTCACCAGTTGCAG AAAGATGCATTACTGGCCAAACATCAAGACGAATTGTTAGATTTGATGGAGAATGGAAAGATTTCATCCGGAACCTGGTTGGATCAAGAATCTAGCATAACAAGACAAGGAGATACTCGTTGGGGCTCACATCTCAGAACCTTGCTTCGCATATTCACAATGTGGAATGCTGTGGTGGATGTGCTAGGAATTGTAGTGGTTGATGCTCGGGAACACACTTGTCAAGGTGGAGCTTCAGGTTTGCTTATTAAGATGGAATGCTTTGAATTTCTCTTCATCATGTTGTTCTCAATAAACTTGTTGGGCACCACAAATTATCTATCACAAGCTTTGCAAAGAAAGAATCAAAATACTGTCGAAGCCATGCATTTGATCTTAGATGTGAAAGAAAGCTTGCAAGATATGAGGGACAATGGGTGGGAGTCTTTATTCAGTCAAGCCAAGAACTTTTGTGAGTGCCAAATATGGATGATCTTGTTGGAACTATGGGTCAATCTGTTCGCGCTAAGAATAAGGTGA
- the LOC125510160 gene encoding zinc finger MYM-type protein 1-like isoform X1 encodes MKRKATSMHDFYASSSVTPSPADVEPELAPANVTANPFPLIVVSTVPPPEAEPPNEESNGTTSDESTNRPRQRILGSHPNKIIKDDIGDKNFSILIDEARYCSVEEQMAVTVRFLDDHGVLQERFLAIKHITDCTSAGIKEALVDVLDYHGLQISRLRGQSYDGASNMRGEFNGLQKLVRDEAPYAFYVHCFAHQLQVVVATVAQCSPTIADFFNCIPLIVTQVCSSCKQKDALLAKHQDELLDLMENGKISSGTWLDQESSITRQGDTRWGSHLRTLLRIFTMWNAVVDVLGIVVVDAREHTCQGGASGLLIKMECFEFLFIMLFSINLLGTTNYLSQALQRKNQNTVEAMHLILDVKESLQDMRDNGWESLFSQAKNFCECQIWMILLELWVNLFALRIR; translated from the exons ATGAAGAGAAAGGCTACGAGTATGCATGATTTTTATGCAAGCAGTTCAGTTACTCCTTCCCCTGCCGATGTCGAGCCTGAACTTGCCCCAGCTAATGTGACTGCAAATCCCTTTCCCTTAATTGTTGTGAGCACAGTGCCTCCTCCTGAAGCTGAACCCCCAAATGAGGAGAGCAATGGTACCACATCTGATGAGAGTACAAACCGACCAAGGCAGCGCATACTAGGATCTCATCCAAATAAAATTATCAAGGATGACATTGGAGACAAGAACTTCTCAATCCTTATTGATGAGGCTAGATATTGCTCAGTAGAAGAGCAAATGGCAGTGACTGTGAG ATTTCTTGATGATCACGGGGTGCTCCAGGAAAGATTCCTTGCAATTAAGCACATCACAGATTGTACATCTGCTGGAATTAAAGAAGCTTTGGTTGATGTATTGGATTATCATGGTTTGCAGATTTCTAGGCTACGTGGACAGAGTTATGATGGGGCTTCAAATATGAGAGGGGAATTCAATGGTTTGCAAAAATTGGTTAGAGATGAAGCTCCATATGCATTTTATGTTCACTGCTTTGCTCACCAGTTGCAGGTGGTGGTTGCCACTGTTGCTCAATGTAGTCCTACTATTGCTGATTTCTTCAACTGTATTCCCTTGATAGTGACTCAAGTGTGTTCATCTTGCAAGCAGAAAGATGCATTACTGGCCAAACATCAAGACGAATTGTTAGATTTGATGGAGAATGGAAAGATTTCATCCGGAACCTGGTTGGATCAAGAATCTAGCATAACAAGACAAGGAGATACTCGTTGGGGCTCACATCTCAGAACCTTGCTTCGCATATTCACAATGTGGAATGCTGTGGTGGATGTGCTAGGAATTGTAGTGGTTGATGCTCGGGAACACACTTGTCAAGGTGGAGCTTCAGGTTTGCTTATTAAGATGGAATGCTTTGAATTTCTCTTCATCATGTTGTTCTCAATAAACTTGTTGGGCACCACAAATTATCTATCACAAGCTTTGCAAAGAAAGAATCAAAATACTGTCGAAGCCATGCATTTGATCTTAGATGTGAAAGAAAGCTTGCAAGATATGAGGGACAATGGGTGGGAGTCTTTATTCAGTCAAGCCAAGAACTTTTGTGAGTGCCAAATATGGATGATCTTGTTGGAACTATGGGTCAATCTGTTCGCGCTAAGAATAAGGTGA
- the LOC125556461 gene encoding uncharacterized protein LOC125556461 yields the protein MAAIGAFFSGQVNRVKDVANQQQALTRRQSASGPDFPGSGHRPADRKTWMAELGPERLRVHQVVWPGTHNSATAEIGVPFVTRPFAQCQSLSVYHQLATGCRLLDVRVQKDRRVCHGPLVASYTVDVVIDDVRRFLSETASEVLVLEVRTEFGHEDPPEFAKYLVERLGEHLIPQDEAVFRKTIAELLPRRVICVWKPRNSPAPARGGPLWSGGYLRDNWINTDLPEKKFDGNLASLAQQPDPAAARRFLYRVENTLTPQTDNPVLLVEPVTRRIHRFARFFIAQAFARGLGGKLQVFSTDFIDGDFVDACAGVTKARVDGAA from the coding sequence ATGGCCGCCATAGGCGCCTTCTTCTCGGGACAGGTCAACCGCGTCAAGGACGTGGCCAACCAGCAGCAGGCGCTGACCAGGCGCCAATCCGCCTCGGGCCCGGACTTCCCGGGGTCGGGGCACCGCCCGGCCGACCGCAAGACGTGGATGGCGGAGCTGGGGCCGGAGCGGCTGCGCGTGCACCAGGTGGTGTGGCCAGGCACCCACAACTCCGCCACCGCCGAGATCGGCGTCCCCTTCGTCACCCGCCCCTTCGCGCAGTGCCAGTCGCTCTCCGTCTACCACCAGCTCGCCACGGGCTGCCGCCTCCTCGACGTCCGCGTGCAGAAGGACCGCCGCGTCTGCCACGGCCCGCTCGTCGCGAGCTACACCGTCGACGTCGTCATCGACGACGTGCGGCGCTTCCTGTCCGAGACCGCCTCAGAGGTGCTCGTCCTCGAGGTGCGCACCGAGTTCGGCCACGAGGACCCGCCGGAGTTCGCCAAGTACCTCGTGGAGCGGCTGGGCGAGCACCTGATCCCGCAGGACGAGGCAGTGTTCCGCAAGACCATAGCCGAGCTGCTGCCGCGGCGGGTGATCTGCGTGTGGAAGCCGCGCAActcgccggcgccggcgcgcggCGGGCCGCTGTGGAGCGGCGGGTACCTGAGGGACAACTGGATCAACACGGACCTGCCGGAGAAGAAGTTCGACGGCAACCTCGCGTCCCTCGCGCAGCAGCCCGACCCGGCGGCCGCACGGAGGTTCCTCTACCGGGTGGAGAACACGCTGACGCCGCAGACCGACAACCCGGTGCTGCTCGTCGAGCCGGTCACGCGGCGCATCCACCGCTTCGCGCGCTTCTTCATCGCCCAGGCCTTCGCCAGGGGCCTCGGCGGCAAGCTGCAGGTCTTCTCCACCGACTTCATCGACGGCGACTTCGTCGACGCCTGCGCCGGCGTCACCAAGGCCCGCGTCGACGGCGCCGCGTGA